Genomic window (Caloranaerobacter sp. TR13):
TCTTTCATTAACTTTTTACCAGTAGGAGTTGCAGCGAGGCCTCCTAAAGCAGTTTCTCTTAATTCAACAGGGAGCGCTCTTCCTACATTGTACATTGCTTCTACAACTTCATCAAAAGGTATTATACTTTTGACACCAGCAAGAGCTAAATCAGCAGAAATTAACGCGTTTGCTGCACCTGAAGCATTTCTTTTTGCACATGGTGCTTCTACTAAACCAGCAATAGGGTCACATACAAGGCCTAAAATATTTTTTATAGCAATAGCTGCTGCATGTAAGGACATTTCTGGTGTTCCTCCAGCCATCTCAACAACAGCAGCTGCTGCCATAGCAGATGCAGCTCCACATTCAGCTTGACATCCACCTTCTGCACCAGATATTGTTGCATTTTTTGCAATAATTTGACCTATACCTGCAGCAGTAAAAAGGGCATTTATAATATCTTCTTCATTTGCATCTAAAACTTCTGCAGCTGTAAAAATAACAGAAGGTATTATTCCACAAGAGCCAGCAGTAGGAGCAGCTACAATTTTGCCCATAGCAGCATTTACTTCAGAACAAGATAATGCTCTTGCCATAGCTTTATTTATGACATCTCCACATAAAGTCTTTTTATTTTTTCTATAATTTTCAACTTTTTTAGAATCTCCACCTATTAGTCCACTTATAGATTTAATATCATTTTCCAGACCACGTGTTGAAGATTCTTTCATTACTAGAAGATTTTCTTTCATTTTATTTCTTAGTTCTTTTTCATTTATTTCAGAAACTTGCGCTTCGTTTTGAAGTATAATCTCCCAAAGCTTAAGTCCTTTTTCATTTGCTATTTTAAGCAACTCTTCACCAGTATTAAACATTCTAACACTCCTTCTTTGCAGGATTAATTGCTTTAACATTGATAATTTCTTTTATGTTTTGTAGCTCTTCAATAACTATTGAATCAATTTTATGATCAGTTTCAATAATCATTGAAGCTTCTTTTCCTTTTATTTTTCTATTTACTTTCATAGTTGCAATATTAATATCATGTTCAGCTAAAACTGTAGTAACTTTACTGATAATACCTTTTTTATCTATATGCCTAATTACTAGAGTAGGATATATACCAGAAAATTCAACATTATATCCATTAATATTAGTAATGACAATACTACCTCCACCTATAGATGAACCAGTAACATCTACTTTCAAGCCATTGCTCATATAAAATACTATTTTTACTGTATTAGGATGCTCATATCCTAAATCTGTTTCAACAAATCTAATTTTTACTCCTTTTTCTTTTGCTATATTAAGAGAATTCCTCAATCTTTCATCATAAGGTTCCATACCTAAAATACCTGCGACTAAAGCTCTGTCAGTACCATGCCCCTTGTAAGTTTTTGCAAAAGACCCATGCAAATAAAAAGTTACAGCTTCAAAATCATTACCTGCTATTTCCATGGCAACTTTACCAAGTCTTGCTGCACCTGCTGTATGTGAACTAGAAGGACCGATCATAATAGGACCTAATATATCAAATGTACTATAATTTTTCATTTATATCTCCCTTCTTATGTAATCTTTCATTGTTATTTTAACACCTAGTCTTTACAGATACAATAATAAATATAACTGAACACTAATAGACCCCATCTACAAAGGATGGGGCCAGGTTATAGATAAAATAAACTATAATAATTGAAAAAATATAAACGAATAATTACAAAGCTTTAGCAAAGA
Coding sequences:
- the sdaAA gene encoding L-serine ammonia-lyase, iron-sulfur-dependent, subunit alpha, which encodes MFNTGEELLKIANEKGLKLWEIILQNEAQVSEINEKELRNKMKENLLVMKESSTRGLENDIKSISGLIGGDSKKVENYRKNKKTLCGDVINKAMARALSCSEVNAAMGKIVAAPTAGSCGIIPSVIFTAAEVLDANEEDIINALFTAAGIGQIIAKNATISGAEGGCQAECGAASAMAAAAVVEMAGGTPEMSLHAAAIAIKNILGLVCDPIAGLVEAPCAKRNASGAANALISADLALAGVKSIIPFDEVVEAMYNVGRALPVELRETALGGLAATPTGKKLMKEVLR
- the sdaAB gene encoding L-serine ammonia-lyase, iron-sulfur-dependent subunit beta → MKNYSTFDILGPIMIGPSSSHTAGAARLGKVAMEIAGNDFEAVTFYLHGSFAKTYKGHGTDRALVAGILGMEPYDERLRNSLNIAKEKGVKIRFVETDLGYEHPNTVKIVFYMSNGLKVDVTGSSIGGGSIVITNINGYNVEFSGIYPTLVIRHIDKKGIISKVTTVLAEHDINIATMKVNRKIKGKEASMIIETDHKIDSIVIEELQNIKEIINVKAINPAKKEC